In the genome of Candidatus Cloacimonas sp., the window CATACCCAAAATCAAGTTTACAATGGATGTTTTACCGCTGCCTGTATGGCCTACGAGAGCTATTTTTTCTCCCGGCGCAACCTTGAAGGAGATATTCTTTAGTATCCATTCTTCTTCATTGTAGGCGAGCCACACATTTTCAAATTCTATTTCGCCATCCAGTTTAATGTTTTTGTGTTTTTCTTCTCTATAATCATCAGGAGTCAACGCCAATAAATTAAATATTCTTTCAGCGCTTGCCATTGCGCTTTGCAAGAAGTTAAATTTTTCTGAAAAGTCATTTATGGGCTCAAAAAGTTTTTGAATATACTGGGTAAAAGCCATCAGCAGACCTATTGTGATAACATTTTGTAATATTTTGCCTCCTCCATACCAGATGATCAAGGCAACTGCAATTTGTGAAGATACATGAATGATAGGTCGGAAGAAGGCAAATAAGCGAATCTGTTTAACAGAGGCAAGATAGTATTTTTGATTGATGGAAGCAAAATTTTGGCGTTTATGAAAATACTGGTTGAAGAGTCGGATTATTTTTTGTCCTTCAATATGCTCTGCCAAAGTAGCATTTAGAACTGCAAGATGTTTACGCACTTCGCGATACACCACTCTGGTTTTTTTACGGAAGATAACAATCACCCAGATTACCAAGGGTAGGATACTGAAACTTACTATTGCCAGACGCCAATTCAATGCCAACATTAATATGACGATCGTGATGATTAAAACCACATCTTGGATAAGAGTTATCACTCCTGAAGCCAGCATTTCATCTATAGCTCCGATATCGTTGGTAACTCGGGTTACCAATCTGCCAACGGGATTGGTATCAAAAAATTTAGTGGGCATTTTTTGCAAATGGGCAAAAACATCATGTCTTAAATCAGCCATCGCATTTTGGGAAAAATATGCCGTAAAAATCGTCTGAAAATAACTGGCTATAAAGCGTAAGATAATAATTATCAAGAAGATAATAGCTAAAACCAGCAATTTTTCCGAGGCATCTGAACGAACTTCCAAGCGTTTATTATTCGGTATTTTTTTCAGCTCATCCTTGGGGACGGCAATCGTATTGGAATCAATTTTGAACCATCCGGAAAGTTTTGGTAGATTGGGATTTAGGTTTTCGGGAAGATACTGTTTCAGGATGTTCATATTTTTATCTTTGGCAGTTATCAGATAAACCGTTTCTTCTTTTAAAATGCCTTTTACTTTCAATGCGTCCAGATCGGAGCGGTTAATTTTGTTCCTGTCTTTGGCATTGATAATCAGAAAGTGGTTATCGCCATAATGATATTCTTTTAGTTTAGTTTTTTGATAACGCTGGATAAAAGCTTGATAATCAGTTTGATTGGTAAAAACGGCAATTGATTTATCGGACACGATATAATCGTCAATGGCTGACCTTTGAATTAAGGGTATAATGACTTCAGCGGCAGAAATCACCATTAAAAAGACAAAAGAAAGAATAACCCTGTTTAGGTAGGGTTTCAAGTAATGCAGCATATTTCTGAAGAGTCGTCTATCGTAGAATTTGTTTTTCAGCTCATCTTCAAAATAAGCGCCTTGTCCTGAGTGACCTCCGCCACCATGCATTATTCTTCTTCTCCTTCCAAGCGTGCTCGGATTCTTTGTTTTTCGTAAAGGTCTTTATATATGCCACCTTTTAGCAAGAGGTCTTGATGAGTTCCTCGTTCAGCGATGATTCCATCATTCAAAACAATGATCAGATCAGAATGTTGTAAAGACGATATCCGGTGAGCGATGATCAGAGTGGTTTTTCCTTTTCTGATTTCGATCAAACATTCCAGAATTTTGCGTTCGGTTTTCGTATCTACAGCCGAAAGAGCATCATCCAAAATTAAAACCTGTGGATTGGTAAGTAACGCTCTGGCAATAGCTACGCGTTGTTTTTGTCCTCCTGAAAGAGTAACGCCTCTTTCTCCGACAATGGTCTCGAATTTATGTTCAAATTCCATAATTTCATCATATACCTGAGCTGTTTTAGCTGCTTCAAAAACTTCTTCATCGGAAGCTTGCGGATTGCTTAACCGAATGTTATCCGCAATGGATTCTGAAAACAGAAAAATATCTTGAGGCACCAAAATTACATCTCTTCTTAGAACATTCAAAGGTATGGTATAAAGTTCATAATCATCTATATAGATGCTATTTCGGGGTGGATTATATATTCTTACCAAAAGCTCGATCAAGGTAGTTTTTCCACAACCGGTTGGACCCACGACAGCCAAAGTTTTTCCTGCGTCTATGCCGGCAGTGATGTCATTAAAAATTAAGGGCAAATTAGGTTCATAACGGAACGACAAATTTTTGAAGAGGATTTTTCCTGCGAGCTTAGTGATGCTTTTATCGGCTGAGTCATCGTCAATTTCAGCTTTTACCTCAAAAATATCGTTCAAGCGTTTTAGGGAGGCAGTTCCTCTTTGATACATATCTACAATTTGGCCAATGGCAATCATAGGCCACACCAACATTCCAAGATATTGGAAGAAAGCGATGAAACCACCCACGCTAATTTCACCCCGAATGGCAGCTTGTCCACCAAAATAAATAGTGATGATCATACTGATGCTAATGATCAAGCCCATTAAAGGATGAAAAACACCGGCAATCCTGGCAAGCCCCAAATTTTGATTCACAAAATCGTGCGCCACATTATCTATTTTTTTCAGTTCAGTTTTTTCCTGACAGAATGCCTTCACAATTCTGATGCCGGAAATGGTTTCTTGAACTCTTCCGCTTAAAGTGGCGAAACTTTGTTGCACAGCTCTGAAACGAGTATGCACTTTTCTGCCAAAATACATAACGGTTAATGAGATAAAAGGCATAGGGATAATTGCCAGCAAGGTCAATTTAGCATTTATAGACACCATAAAAGAAAAAGAGGCAATGGTCATCAACACGATATCCATCGCCGAAATTAACCCCATTCCAAAAAGCATCCGAACCGCATTCAAATCGTTTGTAGCGTATGCCATCAGGTCTCCAGTTTTACTTTTGTTGAAAAAGTTCTGGGACAAAGTAAGCAGATGATCGTAATAATCTTGACGCAAACTTTTTTCGATAAGGTAGGAATTGCCAATAATGAGAATGCGCCAAAAATATCTTAACACCATCACCGCTATGGCAAATCCGAATATAATCAGCCCTATCCAAGCCAGACCTCTGGAATCTATTGTCCTTTCTTGGATGTGATCTATGGCATACTGCATCACTTTCGGGACGGCAAGTTGCACCAGATCGACCAATATCAGCATTATCAATCCACCCAAAATCCGGGTGTAGCTCTTCTTCAAATAGGGAAGAACAGCATCAAAAGTTCGCATTTTTCTCTCATAATATTTTTTTTGGGGATAGCGGCTAACATCATAAATTTTGAACGCTACAAATATCTAAAATCCTAAGCCAACCTTTTAAGATAGTTTTTTTTGTCAAATCTTTTCCATCCGCTGGCGTATATATATGGATAATGAAGAGGGCATATTTTTTGCCTTATAATTTATCGGTAGCCACCCTTCAATGAACTGCCTATTTTACCCGTAGGAGAAAAGGATTTTGCCTTATTTTGCAGTCCCTTATTTGGTTTGTGTCTATAGCAAGGAAGTGCTAAAATCTTTAGGCAGCATTTGGTTTAATTAGACCCTTTCCGACTCTTTTCGCACCTATATTAAATTGGCTACTGCGTTACAATTATGAATCTCTCTGGATGTAATCTTTGAAGTAATTTTTCACCTCCTTGCTTACAGACATAAAGTCAATTTTTCTTTGGTTCCCATTCATTTCTTACTTGCCACCCTGAAACTGCCCGTAAGCATCCCATAAGCATCCCGTATCGCCATTCGGGAAGCGTTCGGGAAATTCTTGAGCGGTAGAGGGGCAAAAAGAAGGCAGGATACAGAAGTGATATAGGTTATCAGCAATTGATAATTCTGAGAGAAGTCAGTTCCCATTTGCGAACTTGGCACTGACCAAGAAAGGGAGAATTTTGGTTGACGATAACGGCACTTAAAAAAAAAGTGCATTTTACAAAAATTTATGGTGAGACAATGAACAAGCTTTTTATGCCGGAGATAGTGAAAATAGTAGATAAGTTTGATAACAAAAATGCCTGCCTGCAATATATGGCAGACCTGCTTTCAGAAAGCGGTTGTTTAAGTTTTCCCGATCGTTTTTTGGCGGCAGTAAAAGGAAGAGAAGAAATAATGAGTACGGGTATCGGAAGAGGAATAGCAATTCCGCATGCGCGAGATTTAACGGTAAGTTGTTTAAGAATAGCTGTTTGTATGATACGCAAGGGATTGGAATTTTCCAGTTTAGATAATTTGCCGGTAAATCTGGTTTTTATGATTGCCGTTCCCCAAAGTTCGAATCAGGACTATATGAAGATATTACGCTCGCTCTCAGAATTTTTGAGGCAAGAAGAAAACCGTGAAGCATTATTGCAAGCCAATGATGAAAGGGACTTATATGGAAAAGTTCAGGTTCTGGAAGAAAAGCTACGCACTCAGCTTGGCGTTTAGCTTTCTTATTTTAATGCCTTTAATGGCTCAA includes:
- a CDS encoding ABC transporter ATP-binding protein, with product MHGGGGHSGQGAYFEDELKNKFYDRRLFRNMLHYLKPYLNRVILSFVFLMVISAAEVIIPLIQRSAIDDYIVSDKSIAVFTNQTDYQAFIQRYQKTKLKEYHYGDNHFLIINAKDRNKINRSDLDALKVKGILKEETVYLITAKDKNMNILKQYLPENLNPNLPKLSGWFKIDSNTIAVPKDELKKIPNNKRLEVRSDASEKLLVLAIIFLIIIILRFIASYFQTIFTAYFSQNAMADLRHDVFAHLQKMPTKFFDTNPVGRLVTRVTNDIGAIDEMLASGVITLIQDVVLIITIVILMLALNWRLAIVSFSILPLVIWVIVIFRKKTRVVYREVRKHLAVLNATLAEHIEGQKIIRLFNQYFHKRQNFASINQKYYLASVKQIRLFAFFRPIIHVSSQIAVALIIWYGGGKILQNVITIGLLMAFTQYIQKLFEPINDFSEKFNFLQSAMASAERIFNLLALTPDDYREEKHKNIKLDGEIEFENVWLAYNEEEWILKNISFKVAPGEKIALVGHTGSGKTSIVNLILGMYPYQRGRILIDGEDIHNYSLADLRKNVGIVQQDVFLFSGNIKDNIALNNTELSDEEIIRVSKYVNADKFISQLPQGYYEPVMERGATLSTGQRQLIAFARVLAYDPKIFILDEATSNIDTETELLIQDALNKVIKGRTSIIIAHRLSTIQNVDRILVLHKGEIVEEGSHFDLLDKKGMYYDLYRLQYT
- a CDS encoding PTS sugar transporter subunit IIA — its product is MNKLFMPEIVKIVDKFDNKNACLQYMADLLSESGCLSFPDRFLAAVKGREEIMSTGIGRGIAIPHARDLTVSCLRIAVCMIRKGLEFSSLDNLPVNLVFMIAVPQSSNQDYMKILRSLSEFLRQEENREALLQANDERDLYGKVQVLEEKLRTQLGV
- a CDS encoding ABC transporter ATP-binding protein — its product is MRTFDAVLPYLKKSYTRILGGLIMLILVDLVQLAVPKVMQYAIDHIQERTIDSRGLAWIGLIIFGFAIAVMVLRYFWRILIIGNSYLIEKSLRQDYYDHLLTLSQNFFNKSKTGDLMAYATNDLNAVRMLFGMGLISAMDIVLMTIASFSFMVSINAKLTLLAIIPMPFISLTVMYFGRKVHTRFRAVQQSFATLSGRVQETISGIRIVKAFCQEKTELKKIDNVAHDFVNQNLGLARIAGVFHPLMGLIISISMIITIYFGGQAAIRGEISVGGFIAFFQYLGMLVWPMIAIGQIVDMYQRGTASLKRLNDIFEVKAEIDDDSADKSITKLAGKILFKNLSFRYEPNLPLIFNDITAGIDAGKTLAVVGPTGCGKTTLIELLVRIYNPPRNSIYIDDYELYTIPLNVLRRDVILVPQDIFLFSESIADNIRLSNPQASDEEVFEAAKTAQVYDEIMEFEHKFETIVGERGVTLSGGQKQRVAIARALLTNPQVLILDDALSAVDTKTERKILECLIEIRKGKTTLIIAHRISSLQHSDLIIVLNDGIIAERGTHQDLLLKGGIYKDLYEKQRIRARLEGEEE